From Patescibacteria group bacterium, a single genomic window includes:
- a CDS encoding ATP-dependent Clp protease ATP-binding subunit, with the protein MTENSILNKFTSHYQHVVSNAYRFAMYAKAPHIEPIHLLWGLVSETGSLAHEILRKAGLPPPPLPPLEGEIKSAPSSVFALPITDTVKAVIKKSVLAASRYHHKYIGTEHLLLGLLNSRDAVVESALQDHRITIPALKKHVALVMKSTSRFPDLTQAISRDEMEDEEDETRTHSSKTKTPALDFFANELTSVAAQVRLDPVIGRAKEINRIIQILSRKTKNNPILLGDPGVGKTAIVEGLAKRIWEGNVPDLLLRKRIYSLDLTLLVAGTMYRGEFESRIKQVLDEVRADPNIILFIDEIHNIIGAGSASGSLDAANILKPALARGEIHCIGATTYEEYKQHLETDPALERRFQAVQVSEPSVDETVEILKGVKASYETHHHVSVEDDALTAAAHLSAQYLPEKRLPDKAIDLVDEASAMKRISGSENPYLRELRTKESAFEAVKKEKEEAVKKENFPLALQKKEEERAIAAAIADLHKNEQNRESSALRYGNVTREDIIHVLSDITGIPLGRIEEEERGHLLNLETLLTERIIGQEEALHEVANFIRRSRAGLSGDKRPLGSFIFLGPSGVGKTETAKVLAEVVFRDPEAFIRFDMSEFSESFNISKLIGAPAGYVGYREGGKLTELVRRKPYSVILLDEIEKAHPDIFNLFLSILDDGFLTDATGRRVNFRNTIIIMTSNIGLSLFNANASLGFSSADAKRGTVYEETKMRVLGELHERFRAEFLNRIDRIMVFRPLNTASLKTIAEQQLRQIQARLAKQSITLTWDKKAADLITKLSQSPNEGARKISRVLRQHVEDALTDLLLNSKARTGSVIRLTVRKDAIALVSSK; encoded by the coding sequence ATGACAGAAAACTCCATACTCAATAAATTCACCTCGCACTATCAGCATGTAGTGAGCAATGCCTACCGCTTTGCGATGTATGCTAAGGCCCCCCACATTGAACCGATCCACCTCTTGTGGGGCTTGGTAAGCGAAACAGGATCGCTCGCGCACGAAATCCTGCGAAAAGCAGGCCTTCCCCCTCCTCCCCTCCCGCCGCTTGAGGGGGAGATAAAAAGCGCGCCAAGCTCCGTCTTTGCCCTTCCCATCACCGATACGGTGAAGGCGGTGATAAAAAAATCAGTGCTGGCCGCTTCCCGCTACCATCACAAATACATCGGCACCGAACATCTGCTTCTTGGCCTTCTCAACAGCAGGGACGCAGTGGTCGAGAGCGCGCTCCAAGACCATCGGATTACCATCCCTGCGCTCAAGAAACACGTCGCGCTCGTAATGAAATCCACCTCGCGCTTCCCGGATCTCACCCAGGCAATCTCCCGCGATGAAATGGAAGACGAAGAAGATGAAACCCGCACCCATTCGTCGAAAACAAAAACGCCTGCATTGGATTTTTTTGCCAATGAGCTGACCTCCGTTGCCGCGCAGGTGCGCCTAGATCCCGTCATAGGCCGCGCAAAAGAAATCAACCGCATCATCCAAATCCTTTCCCGAAAGACAAAAAATAATCCTATCCTCCTCGGCGACCCCGGGGTGGGAAAAACAGCGATTGTGGAAGGGCTGGCAAAACGCATCTGGGAGGGTAATGTGCCAGATCTCCTTCTGCGCAAACGCATTTACAGCCTCGACCTTACCCTCCTGGTCGCCGGCACGATGTACCGCGGCGAGTTTGAATCGCGCATCAAGCAAGTGCTCGATGAAGTGCGCGCCGATCCCAATATCATCCTTTTCATCGACGAGATCCATAATATTATCGGCGCAGGGTCGGCCTCCGGGTCGCTCGATGCGGCGAATATCCTGAAACCCGCGCTCGCGCGGGGGGAAATACACTGCATCGGCGCGACGACGTATGAGGAGTACAAACAGCACCTTGAAACCGATCCTGCCCTTGAGCGGCGTTTCCAGGCGGTGCAGGTAAGTGAGCCATCGGTCGATGAAACCGTAGAAATTCTCAAAGGAGTAAAGGCATCCTATGAAACGCATCACCATGTGAGCGTCGAAGACGACGCATTAACGGCGGCCGCGCACCTCTCCGCGCAATATCTGCCTGAAAAACGCCTTCCGGACAAGGCAATCGACCTGGTGGACGAAGCATCCGCCATGAAACGCATAAGCGGTTCAGAAAACCCCTATTTGCGCGAATTGCGGACAAAAGAATCGGCCTTCGAGGCGGTGAAGAAGGAAAAAGAGGAAGCGGTGAAGAAGGAAAATTTTCCCCTTGCGCTCCAGAAAAAAGAAGAAGAAAGAGCCATTGCCGCAGCTATTGCAGATTTGCATAAAAATGAACAAAACCGCGAATCAAGCGCTTTGCGCTACGGTAACGTGACCCGGGAAGATATTATCCACGTGCTTTCCGACATTACCGGAATCCCCTTGGGACGGATTGAAGAGGAAGAGCGGGGCCACCTGTTAAATCTGGAAACGCTCCTTACTGAGCGGATTATTGGCCAGGAAGAAGCGCTCCATGAAGTGGCAAACTTTATCCGGCGTTCGCGCGCCGGCTTATCCGGCGACAAGCGCCCCTTGGGTTCATTCATTTTCCTCGGGCCTTCTGGGGTAGGGAAGACGGAAACCGCGAAAGTGCTCGCGGAAGTGGTGTTCCGCGATCCGGAAGCGTTCATAAGATTCGACATGTCGGAATTCAGCGAAAGCTTCAATATCTCCAAACTTATCGGCGCGCCCGCAGGCTACGTAGGGTATAGGGAGGGCGGAAAACTCACCGAACTCGTCAGGCGCAAGCCCTATTCAGTCATTCTCCTGGATGAAATAGAGAAAGCGCACCCCGATATATTCAATCTCTTCCTCTCGATCCTTGATGACGGTTTTCTGACCGATGCGACCGGGCGAAGAGTAAATTTCCGGAATACTATTATCATCATGACCTCGAACATCGGGCTCTCCTTGTTTAACGCGAATGCCTCGCTTGGGTTCTCGTCTGCAGACGCGAAACGCGGAACCGTATATGAAGAAACGAAAATGCGGGTGTTGGGCGAACTGCATGAACGGTTTCGCGCCGAATTTTTAAACCGCATCGACCGTATCATGGTCTTCCGCCCTTTAAACACCGCATCGCTTAAAACAATCGCCGAACAGCAGCTCCGCCAAATCCAAGCGCGCCTCGCCAAACAATCCATTACGCTCACATGGGATAAAAAAGCAGCCGATCTCATCACGAAGCTTTCCCAGAGTCCCAACGAGGGCGCGAGAAAAATTTCACGGGTTTTAAGGCAACACGTGGAGGACGCGCTCACCGATCTTTTGCTTAACAGTAAAGCGCGCACCGGCTCGGTGATCCGCCTTACTGTACGAAAAGACGCTATCGCGCTTGTGAGCTCCAAGTAA